The DNA window tttttttcagatgcAAAACTTATTTAAATGTCCATAATATGCAATGATAAATGATGGCAAGTGCACAAGAAAAACATAAAGCAGAAGCAAAGGGACAAGTAAACTAAATAAAGTACGAGATGATGATAAGTGTGAGAGTTGGAATCACTTTTGTTTTGTCGAGCAGAGCACAGAACCCAAATTAAGAATAAACAACCTTGAATAGAAAATTGTACTGATTTCAACACCAGGAATAATTTTGATGCCAAGTCTGTGAGCTGCTTCCATGGCTTCGGGGATGCCAGACATTGTGTCATGGTCTGTCAAAGCCAACACTTTCACCTGCTCCACGCCTTTAAACATTCAGTTACTTTCAACTTTATTCCAAATGAATCATTCATAAGGAATGCTTTGAAGTAACATTATTATGATCCTATTGTAAGACTTAAAAGGAAGAGGCCAATGCATAAATAACCTCCTGAATAAAACATGAGTACATGTGAgaagaaaatgatatttttaaccCACAACATCAAACCAAATGTGAAACTTACTGGCTCTCTGGATGTATAGCACACACCACACACAATTATAAGAGATTTCATAAACTATTTGGTGAAAACACACATCAGGCTACACCAATCAGTCAAACTGATAAAGATTTATCTGTATCCACAAAAACGTGATAGCAAGTCTTTCCATATTCTCCTTCATATTTTAATCACTGCTTTCTAAAAGTTGTGGGATGATAAAAAGCAAGCTCGAAATAAGACAAACCTGATGAATTTCAGCCCATGGAATTTCGGTGTTGTGACTCTCTTTTAAGCACAATAAGCACAAAAGCTAGCACATAGAGTTATCAATTCCAAATTAGCCAATTATGATTTCATAATCTCTCACATCATTTTTCATAATGTTGAATCTACTCCAGTTACCCTCTTAGCCTTGTGGCCATGGGTTTGAGCCCCATGGGGGAATGAATACAagtaatatgaaaattcatcATTTTCACAACAAACTCACAAAGATATAATAGTCCGTATATGAAactttttttgggggggggggggagcaTAACTGTACTGTACACGTCAGTGTTATTAGATGGAAAATAAAGCTCAAGGGCATTGATTTAGTATGGAAAAGCTTCTTCAAGAAACTTAGCACAAGGTAATCTAATACAATGTGTCAATGACGTGTGTACATTTTCAAGGTCCGTTTGCATCTCCACCTAAATCCTAAGTTAAAGCAGTAAATGACCTAAATGTGGTAATCTAAAGCATACAAATTCCTTTTCTAGTTCTAAAAATTCAACACCATACTTCCACACTGTTCCTCCACTTCAAACCATTTTCTGCAAACATTGAAGATGCTTCCTAATTTTGTTCTTCTCATGTTGACAGTATGAAATCCTGTGCTACACATGCCGAAAACTAAAAACTTTAACTGAGCTCGAAGAACCGAAGAAGGTCATTGCTCCTTTCTCTGCAACACTATCCTTGAAAATTCAACCACAGTTTTACTCAAAGGGGTAAGAATTTCAATACCTATCTCAGATACTAGTTATCCTACACAAATTCACTTTCACAATTCATTTCACTGACAACTCAAATCTTCAGCCTATCAAACCAACCATCAATTCCTTCTAAGCAACATacatttaaaaataacaacagaGAGATATAGAGAGATGAGCCCACCCCTCTGTGATGAGCTCTCTCGACAAGCTTTGTAGGGGACAAGAATCCATCGCTGCATGTTGTATGGCAGTGAAATTCAAAGACAAGCTTCTCCTTGGGCTGGTAGCATTGCACCCCaaaatcatcatcaacaacacAAGTATCCATTGAATTTCCACAACTATTCGATTGCTCCAAGAAAACCCACTCCCTCACAGCTTTGTATGCCACTCTCTGCTCAACTTCCATGTTCCTCTTCGCCCCtcctctcttctttttcttcttctctttatCGCCCATCACTCCCCACAGATAAAGAGGAAAAGTTGGGTCTTTTCTTTTGCTTCCTCTTTTCTCACAGACCAATATTTCCTCCCTGGTTTGGTttcttaaatttattttagatcaaaaatataatactaattcGAGTGATTGAATTGAGTAGATCGGCCATTCATCGTCACCGCGAAGAAACCTTTGACCATTTCTCTCGGAGACGATTTGCAGAGATCTTCTGTTAAACTGCACGCACGCTATTTTTTCCTTAAAATTGCGTGTAATTGCTAGACTTCAATCGCAACTCATGTCGAATGTATTTATACTCAATTAATCTATCCATTAAgatttacttttacttttactttttactatAAAATCGTGTACAAATTAGTTGAATATATAAATTAGTAAAACCCTTAAATGGGTTAAATGTGAAAACAAATAGCCATTTTCACATAATCGATTGAAAAAAATCTTACTTTCTCGTTAGGAGTTCTGTTCTGatttgtctttttattttatccacAATTAAGATTTTTGGTTCACTTCCAATTTTCACTATAAATAGTATTCCCTCTGTTCCAGTAAAAATGACACACTTTCTTTTTAGGTTTGTCTTATCTAAGATGACTGAttattataaatgaaaatatctttatatctactttattctctctcttactttactctctccacttgaCACacaataaaactgcataaaactccgtaccgcccaaggaaggggtaatcttccttgggacggagggagtagtaagaagatttatatttcattaattcattTAAGTCACATCTTATTAGTAGtacaaaattaatactccatttaacctattaaatatgaaaagtttattttttacatatatttttaaaaaattatagtaataaatagttaaaataaagaaaaagtaaaaattcGTGACAAACCAATTGAAGAACGAGGTAATACATATATGATGACCGCAACATCATTTACTTATAACCaatgttaaattttattttttttattaaacaaatAATTTAGAATACGAACACAATTTCATATACTCCTACatctttaaatttattaaaacataatttaaattagtggattttgaaaattttgtcgACTTAGATAAACTTGCCAccaattaaaaatgattttaactaaTCGAAAATAGGCGGAGTATCAAGTTCAAAATAAATAGACCAAAGgctcattttggtccttaacatattacgatttttttattttggtccaaaacattatcttttgaattattcggtccttcacaaataaaaacgggtcacatttggtccattttggacggttccgtcaaatttgacGGAAATTCCCCCCTCCAGCATCTCCGCCGCCAAGCTCCGACGTACCATCACCTTcggtcctcctcctcctccctctttCTATCTCTGTCAtgtccttctctctctcttttcttctcAATTAGAAGTTCCAAATTAAAACACGGCCTTCTCGGTGTCATCCCCCTCTTGCCTCAGAATCGATTTCGCGGCACCCTCATTTCTCCTTGGAGATGCCGGCTTCCGACTCCCGGTGTTCTCCTGCTGCTGCTCACCGTCAAGTCGTCGTCtcgcctcctctccctctccctcaccctCGACCTCTCCATCGACCACCTCCCCCTCGCCGTCGTCCAGGCACCCTCCGCTACGGCTGCCTCCCCCGCTGCAGTTCCACCTCCTCCTCTCAAATCGTGGCTGCGGCAACACCGGAAGACGTCGTCGTCGCTAATTTTTCTGGAGATGAAATCGATCGGATACACCCCCAATTGCAGCACTTGCAATTACCTATTTCTGACTCTTTCGAAAATCGGTCAATTTGGGGAAGCGGTGGAGGTGTTGAAAGTGATGGGGAGGGCGGGATGCGTCCCCGATTGCGGTAGCTACGGGGGATTGATTGCTGAGTTGAGCGAGGTGAGGAAGGTGGACGccgtggcggaggtggtgagggagatgatgtaaggatggggtgaggctgagggatgagatggtgacgacggtgggtgagactGAGGGGTGATGGAAGGTGCACGtcgtggcggaggtggtgagggaggtttgggtttagggtttccgtcaaatttgacggaaccgtctaAAATGGActaaatgtgacccgtttttatttgtgagaaatcgaataattcaaaagataatgttttggatcaaaataaaaaaatcgcaatatggaTCAAAATGAGACTTTAGTCAAATCAATATGACAGTTTTGCTATGATATCGAACTTGACACACATATTATCTATTTTCGATGCCATAATGTCAATTTTAATTTGGTTGGTAGGAAAGTTGAAAATTCACTAATTTACATAGATCCACAATCAATTAACATTGATAACgttattatttgaaaatatcTAAACAGAAAATGATTACAAAAGATAGACTAAAATGTCTTAACCGAGTAGGAAGAATCATCGGTGAGAGAGGAAGAATAAGCGAGCTCCTCATCTTCCGTATCCACGGCGGCACTCACCTTCTCCACCTCTTCCACCACCTGCTCAATCTCCGGCCTCTTCTCCGGCAGCTTCTCACAACACTTCATGCCGAGCTGCAGCAGCCTCAGCATCAACTGGTTGGCGCCCCTATTCACCACTATCTCCGGGTCGAATATCTCCGCCGTCCACTCCTCCCTCACCGCCCTATTCACCCACGCGCACAGCTCCACGCCGTTCGTCCCCGGCGGCGCCGAGTGCTCCGGTATCCGCCCCGTCAGGAGCTCGAACACGAGACAGCCGTAGCTCCACACGTCGGATTTCTTAGAGATGCGCTTGTGGAGCTGGTACTCGGGGGTCTTGAAGCAGACCATGCGCTGCGCCGCGATCGGGGCCGCGACTAGGGACGTCAGCCCGTAGTCGCACACCAGCGGCTCCTCCTTCTCGTCCAGAAGCACGTTCGACGATTTCAGGTTGCCGTGCGGCGCTGTGGTGTCGCTGGGGCCGCTGTGGCGGTGGAGGTGCTCCAGCGCCCTCGCGACGCCACACGCGGCGACGAGCCGGGAGCTCCACCGGAACGGGACCCGCTCCCTCGTGCCCCGCCCTCCTGAAAATTAGAttaattttgttgttttttactACCAAAATTGCTTATTAATAtgaaaattgcaaaataaatatgaaaaagtaattaaagtttCTAATTGAGTGTGCGAATCCTAATCAATAATCATGAGATTATGCTAAAACacatcaaattaaattatagagaaattattaataattttaaaaaattgatgcTCATAACAAAATACTACTACAAGACTTAGGGGGGCAAGATTGAAACGGCTATACTAAACAAAATCTAATGATGTATTGAAATCAATGAAAAAATCGACCACTTATTTAACGTATAGCCTATTTGACGGATCTGATTAAAATTGAATGTGTTGTTAAATTGAAAACGactgaataaaatagaaatatgttGTTAAATTGGAAATAACTACTATGCTCGAAACCGGACGGTAACCGAGACGGCCCGTTTCCAGTCTTGAAAATTTTGAACCATGAACCGCTTGTTTGGTTCAAAATCGAATAAACGCTAGTTTTTGAACTAAACCACATGAGTTGTTGATTTTACTTGAGGTAGAAATTTTCGGCCGGGTAGCATCACTCATGGAAAAGAGCCACAcaaatctaattttatttaaataaaatatttaaaatttagaaaatttaattATCTAGTACACTCAATACTAGTGTCTATATTTTAGTCTACCTATAAGCCATAGAAGACAATACTAGATTTAAAATTGATAACAAAACTAAATTTATAAGGCGATTCTCCCTTCATTAATATATTGGATTCCAATTACGTCGGCAACGAGATAAATGAGGAAGAATTTCTAGAAAAAAGCTCATAAGTTAACAAGATTACCATGAAGTCGATTGAAGAGATTCCCATGCGGTAGAAAACGGTAGAGAAAAAGCCTATGTTCACCCTTGGAGTGATAATAAGCAAGAAGCGGCAACAAATTGGGGTGTCTGATCGCAGCAATCCCTCTCACTTCTCTCACAAACTCCTCACTGCTCAAAGGCTTCAAATCAACAAGCCGCTTCACCACCACCGCCTCTCCGCTCTCCGTCAACGCCTTATAGCTCCCCTTCCCCAATCCTTCCGCCGAAGCTCTCAGCAGATCATCCAGCTCCAGCTCCGGCCTGCTGCCTCCGTCGTCCACGAACACCAGCTTCCCGTCCCCTCCTCCGGGGCTCCTCCTCTCCATGATCGTGCTGTCGTGCTGCTCCCTGTCTCGACGAGGCGGGACCACCACGCCCTGCGCCTTTGCAGCCGCGGCGGCTCTCTTGAGCTGGGCGTATTTCTTGTAGTATATGAtgaggaggaagaggatgacGACTAGGACGACGACGTTGCCCACCACTAGAATGGGTACTAGGTGTGAGGTGCCGTCGGCGGCGTTGCATGAGGCGGCGGCGAAGAGGAGGGTGGTGAGTAGTAGGGGAGTGGGTGGAAATGGAATGTGCATTGTGAAAGTGAGGAGGGCATTGTGGAATTGGGGTGGAGTTTAATTAGGGCTTTGTTTGTAGATATTCCATTGGGATTCTTGGACAGCTCAGAGTTGAAAATTTGGTTGTGGTGTGGAACAAGGAAGTTTTATCTCTGTCTGAGAATCCCAGGAAATTGTGTGCATGTTTCTACTGGATAATGTATATCGGTTGGGATTAATTAATGGGAGAGTTCATCACCTTTGCTTCTTGGTTTCAACCGATAAAACCTATGTTCAATTTTATGATATCTTGCTTTATTAGTTATGTGAGCATTATTTGCAAGTACTGGTATTCTCGATTAGTCcatcatatcaattttatttaaatgccTTGAACTTAATTATTGATATATCatagtataattaattatataagttACATAGAATACACACATgatttgtattatttatttatttatttatagttataaagttagtggaatgttaatcccacttttatatactccatccgtctataaaaaatagtctcattttatcatttttgggtgtccataaaaaatagtcttacttctaaaaatagaaagtttatcTCTCATAATTTATCCACTTTTTCTTCTCATTTCCAtactttacccattttttctcctcaTTTCTCCTATTGtactactttttctcattctctattACCTTACCAATTTCTAATTTAAACTCGTGGcatccacaaatgagactattttttgtggacggagtgagtattagttttataataaaatgtgagtagaataagttagtggagtGTGGagcctacttactatttatggtaaaaaagtgaaagtggacaattaatgagaAACGGACAAATATGACAAAAATGGATAATTAATGGAGGGTGGAGAGAGTAGGGGTGCGTTAGGGTGAGACCAGTCTTAAAGTGACAACTAGACAACAACGTAACATGCAATCTACGATACATAGGCAATCAACTTGAcatatggttccaagcaataTATGATACGAAATCAAAGCACTATGGTGACAccataattaaaatgacaatctaGGCAAACAATCTGCTATACATAGGCAAATAATCTGTGATACAGAGGCTAGCAACTCggcatatggttccaagcaatcTGTAATACGAAATTAGAGATAAtcaagcaatctgcgatacaAAAGCAAGCAAACATGTCATGTGGTAGGCTAAGATTGAATCTACTCCTAAATCTACGGGTCCACATTGGTGGTAtgttgtcattttaaatatggttgtcattttaatacaatccggagggagtatatatataattaaaaaggaAACAATACGGTATATCGAACCGAAGGTTTATTagttttactccctccgtctaaaaaaatagtctcatttgtggacgacacattttttaatgagaaattagtaaagtaagagagaaatgagaaaaaataggtaaagtatGGGACATGGGAGAAAAATGGGTAAAATATGAGAgcaactttctatttttataaatgtgactattttttgtggacatcccaaaatggcaaaatgaaactattttcgtggacggaggaagtattaattttggagtttttttaaaattttaatgttatttttctattattaaattatattttttggtACAAAGGTATACGAAACGATATGGTATAGCTTTATATcgtaccgaacttcggtataccatTCTAAACAGTATACCAAAGTTTGGCTCGATACACCAAAATATCAAT is part of the Salvia splendens isolate huo1 chromosome 6, SspV2, whole genome shotgun sequence genome and encodes:
- the LOC121809131 gene encoding probable inactive receptor kinase At2g26730, which codes for MHIPFPPTPLLLTTLLFAAASCNAADGTSHLVPILVVGNVVVLVVILFLLIIYYKKYAQLKRAAAAAKAQGVVVPPRRDREQHDSTIMERRSPGGGDGKLVFVDDGGSRPELELDDLLRASAEGLGKGSYKALTESGEAVVVKRLVDLKPLSSEEFVREVRGIAAIRHPNLLPLLAYYHSKGEHRLFLYRFLPHGNLFNRLHGGRGTRERVPFRWSSRLVAACGVARALEHLHRHSGPSDTTAPHGNLKSSNVLLDEKEEPLVCDYGLTSLVAAPIAAQRMVCFKTPEYQLHKRISKKSDVWSYGCLVFELLTGRIPEHSAPPGTNGVELCAWVNRAVREEWTAEIFDPEIVVNRGANQLMLRLLQLGMKCCEKLPEKRPEIEQVVEEVEKVSAAVDTEDEELAYSSSLTDDSSYSVKTF